A single region of the Sphingobium sp. EP60837 genome encodes:
- a CDS encoding polysaccharide biosynthesis/export family protein → MKTETLLTSLSIFLASAGPMAASAQTAGAAATATAAAPAQPIADAGYQLGPDDEVKIAIFGQPDLSTTTRIKEDGTITLALIGPVSARGKTSSQLAQAISSSYASGGFLTNPSVNVEVSNYVSRFVTVLGNVPQAGNYPLDRGYTVASMLAKAGGSTKDGANAVILTPADGSGPVRISLADMAVGGSRQLKAGDILFVPPAEKVYVYGQVQQPGAFSFVPGQSFRQALALAGGPTLAGSTKRIKVRRGGKEIQANLDDPVQPEDVLIIREKLF, encoded by the coding sequence GTGAAAACAGAGACTCTCCTGACCAGCCTTTCGATCTTCCTGGCCTCGGCCGGTCCAATGGCTGCGTCTGCCCAAACGGCTGGCGCGGCGGCCACCGCCACGGCAGCTGCGCCAGCGCAGCCCATTGCCGACGCCGGTTATCAGCTGGGCCCGGATGATGAGGTGAAGATCGCCATTTTCGGTCAACCGGACCTATCGACCACGACGCGGATCAAGGAAGATGGAACGATCACCCTCGCTCTGATCGGCCCAGTCTCTGCCCGCGGCAAGACCAGTTCGCAGCTCGCCCAGGCAATCTCATCCAGCTATGCGAGCGGCGGATTCCTTACCAATCCCTCCGTCAATGTGGAGGTGAGCAATTATGTGAGCCGCTTCGTAACGGTGCTGGGAAATGTGCCGCAAGCGGGCAATTATCCACTGGATCGCGGCTATACTGTCGCGTCGATGTTAGCAAAGGCTGGCGGATCGACCAAGGACGGGGCCAATGCGGTCATCCTGACGCCAGCCGATGGCAGCGGGCCGGTGCGCATATCGCTGGCCGACATGGCGGTGGGCGGCAGCAGGCAGTTAAAGGCGGGGGACATATTGTTCGTGCCGCCTGCAGAGAAAGTCTATGTTTACGGCCAGGTGCAGCAGCCGGGCGCCTTTTCTTTCGTGCCGGGTCAAAGCTTCCGTCAGGCGCTCGCGCTGGCGGGCGGCCCGACGCTGGCCGGTTCCACCAAACGCATAAAAGTACGCCGGGGGGGGAAGGAAATACAGGCGAACCTGGATGATCCGGTTCAGCCTGAAGACGTCCTCATCATCCGGGAGAAGCTGTTTTGA
- a CDS encoding ATP-binding protein has product MDHGFVNDRPSGMLDWLMSFRRNIARSDASAGGPRMAAAEPLLLDTPVSPGFRPIQKEENADEGPRPLSMGAIAAPLKPISLRRDSIYNAFSTAMPVTDRHGLAGRNSELEKLVEAIVVQRKHAVIFGTRGSGKTSLARVFGDLADEAGCVALYGSASGDADFDSLFRPFLSELPMSAAGQEKARKLMNEPLDVTRLAALLVEDVRQRSILILDEYDRVRSDEAKSDVATLLKLLTDIHSPVQVVLVGIAGDVDGLIAAHPSLRRHIAPQRVAPIPKPELERLLMSCADNAQLRLDPDALDALAGAAMGSPYHARLFGMQAALVTEAGGRDRMTLADVEQGLASALEDWAEMSGATHALFQRVLWEAHASRRMIALAGVAASQMSLISYDRLVRLGHEVLGGGSINEGQAAEAMRRLEPALTSMPGGELFMFEDTLAPQFLLLMAKQPVPSAPPAPTPAEEMRAMLKGVDGL; this is encoded by the coding sequence ATCGATCATGGCTTCGTGAATGACCGGCCCAGCGGAATGCTGGACTGGCTCATGTCCTTTCGCCGCAACATCGCCCGTTCCGACGCCTCTGCCGGGGGGCCGCGCATGGCAGCAGCCGAGCCCCTGTTGCTCGACACGCCCGTGTCGCCCGGCTTTCGGCCAATCCAGAAAGAAGAGAATGCCGATGAAGGCCCCCGGCCTCTGTCGATGGGCGCTATCGCCGCACCGCTGAAGCCAATCAGTCTGCGGCGGGATTCCATCTACAACGCTTTCAGCACGGCGATGCCCGTAACGGATCGCCACGGCTTGGCCGGGCGCAACAGCGAACTGGAAAAGCTGGTCGAGGCAATCGTCGTCCAGCGGAAACATGCGGTCATCTTTGGCACACGGGGATCGGGCAAGACATCGCTCGCGCGGGTGTTTGGCGACTTGGCGGACGAAGCTGGCTGCGTTGCGCTTTACGGATCCGCGAGCGGCGACGCCGACTTCGACTCGCTGTTCCGGCCTTTCCTTTCCGAACTGCCGATGAGTGCGGCCGGACAGGAAAAAGCGCGAAAGCTGATGAATGAGCCTCTGGACGTGACGCGCTTGGCCGCGTTGCTAGTGGAAGACGTGCGTCAGCGTTCTATCCTGATCCTGGACGAATATGACCGGGTACGATCCGACGAGGCGAAGTCGGACGTCGCGACACTGCTGAAGCTGCTGACCGACATTCATTCGCCGGTGCAGGTGGTGCTCGTAGGCATTGCGGGAGATGTCGATGGACTGATTGCTGCTCATCCCTCGCTGCGGCGGCACATCGCACCTCAACGGGTGGCGCCAATCCCGAAGCCCGAGTTGGAAAGACTGCTGATGAGCTGCGCAGACAATGCGCAGCTGCGGCTGGATCCCGATGCGCTTGATGCGCTGGCGGGCGCTGCCATGGGGTCGCCCTATCATGCCCGGCTGTTCGGGATGCAGGCGGCACTGGTGACCGAGGCAGGCGGACGGGACCGCATGACGTTGGCCGATGTAGAGCAGGGGCTCGCGTCCGCGCTAGAGGATTGGGCCGAAATGAGCGGCGCCACGCATGCGCTGTTTCAGCGCGTGCTGTGGGAAGCCCATGCGAGCCGGCGCATGATTGCGCTGGCGGGCGTGGCTGCATCGCAAATGTCGCTGATTTCCTATGACCGGCTGGTGCGGCTTGGTCATGAAGTGCTGGGCGGCGGATCGATCAACGAAGGTCAGGCGGCTGAGGCGATGCGGCGGCTGGAGCCCGCTCTCACGTCCATGCCGGGCGGCGAGTTGTTCATGTTTGAGGACACGCTTGCGCCGCAATTCCTGCTGCTGATGGCGAAGCAGCCGGTGCCGAGCGCACCCCCTGCCCCCACGCCTGCCGAAGAGATGCGGGCCATGCTGAAGGGAGTGGACGGGCTATGA